One genomic region from Drosophila subpulchrella strain 33 F10 #4 breed RU33 chromosome 2R, RU_Dsub_v1.1 Primary Assembly, whole genome shotgun sequence encodes:
- the LOC119551621 gene encoding potassium voltage-gated channel subfamily KQT member 1 isoform X8 — MDPDNDIYAFYDIRGYKGKCRPGRPNSERILQPRMSLLGKPLNYNRGTRRDVRYRRLQSRLYNFLERPRGLHAIFYHVMVFLMVFTCLALSVFSTIKEYEDDAVYILFRMEILVVIWFTMEFGARLWSSGCRSRYQGCLGRMKFVKRPFCIIDIVTILASIVVLGMGTSGQVFATSALRGLRFFQILRMVRMDRRGGTWKLLGSVVYAHRQELITTMYIGFLGLIFASFLVYMWEKDVNDKFSNFAQALWWGVITLCTVGYGDMVPITWQGKLIASCCALLGISFFALPAGILGSGFALKVQQQQRQKHMIRRRQPAATLIQAVWRCYAADEHSVSVATWNIHRVALPSPPASRASSSFKHNTSFVARLPTIRRHKSQTIQTPGGGDGGGVSKPPGSSRASTRYTRTIRDINASVENLASNPNLTQKSISLIHKLPADEEDEPRCTQLTNRHKTAIRFIRKLKYFVARRKFKEALKPYDVKDVMEQYAAGHVDLLGRVKMLHLRLDQILGKQGSKAKDVYASKISLASRVVKVERQVADIEEKLDVLIKAYMEDRDRFLALPLPAKPKIHSISPSHKPLHHAHNLAMIDVWKRTAALSVHPEQVTTTPLLNASATDGSELRSLTSTQTLTTTTDAIATQTPLPPHMQHTATNTKSSVLNSYQLGSEKQQHNDVFMTELENRTKKRVTLSLHRSTSEPYSKQEQRINIPDEGAESLDSSAKPTPPDSSIILIDEYEDFEEEDLNCEGELDHFPSWEIDSDIGVEVDVDADADGDCDESTEDTALLQCATRTAIVITPISPVSSAHNLQQLNDQTTTLNKSNLLPPDSG, encoded by the exons ATGGATCCGGACAACGATATATATGCCTTCTACGACATAAGGGGGTACAAGGG GAAATGTAGACCGGGCAGGCCGAACTCGGAACGAATCCTGCAACCGCGAATGTCACTCCTAGGAAAGCCGCTGAACTACAACCGCGGCACCCGCCGCGATGTTCGCTACCGGCGCCTCCAGAGTCGCCTCTACAACTTCCTGGAGCGGCCCCGCGGCCTGCACGCCATCTTCTACCATGTGATGGT ATTTCTGATGGTGTTCACCTGCCTGGCGCTCAGTGTGTTTTCCACCATCAAGGAGTACGAAGACGACGCCGTCTACATCCTGTTCCGCATGGAGATCCTGGTGGTCATCTGGTTCACGATGGAATTCGGAGCTCGACTGTGGTCATCGGGCTGCCGATCGCGATACCAGGGATGCCTGGGTCGGATGAAGTTCGTGAAGCGACCATTCTGTATTATAG ATATCGTCACCATTTTAGCCTCAATTGTAGTATTAGGGATGGGCACCTCGGGCCAGGTGTTCGCCACGAGTGCTTTACGTGGCCTCCGGTTCTTTCAGATTCTTCGGATGGTGCGCATGGATCGACGGGGCGGCACCTGGAAGTTGCTCGGATCGGTTGTATACGCACATAGACAG GAGCTGATAACAACCATGTACATAGGGTTCTTAGGTCTAATCTTTGCATCATTCCTGGTCTACATGTGGGAGAAGGACGTAAATGACAAGTTTAGCAATTTCGCCCAGGCCCTCTGGTGGGGAGTG ATAACGCTCTGCACAGTGGGCTATGGAGATATGGTGCCCATCACCTGGCAGGGCAAGTTAATTGCCTCCTGCTGTGCTCTTCTGGGAATCTCCTTCTTCGCTCTTCCTGCG GGCATCCTTGGAAGTGGATTTGCTCTGAaagtgcagcagcagcagcgacaGAAGCACATGATCCGGCGTCGCCAGCCGGCGGCCACTCTAATCCAAGCCGTGTGGCGATGCTATGCGGCCGACGAGCATTCCGTGTCGGTGGCCACGTGGAATATCCACCGGGTTGCCCTGCCCAGTCCGCCGGCTTC ACGGGCGTCCTCCAGCTTTAAGCACAACACATCCTTCGTGGCCCGGCTGCCCACCATCCGGCGGCACAAGAGCCAGACGATCCAGACTCCGGGCGGAGGTGACGGCGGCGGAGTGTCCAAGCCGCCGGGCTCGTCGAGGGCCTCCACGAGGTACACCCGCACCATCCGGGACATCAATGCGTCCGTGGAGAATCTGG CTAGCAACCCAAACCTAACGCAAAAGTCAATCTCTCTGATTCACAAATTGCCCGCAGATGAGGAGGACGAGCCGCGCTGCACGCAGCTAACCAACCGGCACAAAACCGCCATCAGGTTTATACGCAAG CTCAAGTACTTTGTGGCGCGAAGGAAATTCAAGGAGGCCTTGAAACCCTACGACGTTAAGGATGTCATGGAGCAGTATGCAGCCG GACACGTGGACTTGTTGGGTCGCGTTAAAATGCTACATTTGCG CTTGGATCAAATCCTGGGCAAACAAGGCTCCAAGGCCAAGGATGTCTATGCATCCAAAATAAGCTTAGCCTCCCGCGTGGTTAAAGTCGAGCGGCAG GTGGCTGATATCGAAGAGAAGCTGGACGTGCTGATCAAGGCGTACATGGAGGATCGTGATAGATTCCTGGCTCTTCCGCTGCCAGCCAAGCCCAAAATACATTCCATTAGTCCTAGCCACAAACCCCTGCACCACGCCCACAACCTGGCGATGATCGATGTGTGGAAACGGACCGCGGCACTCAGTGTGCATCCGGAGCAGGTGACCACCACACCCTTGCTGAATGCCTCGGCCACAGATGGCTCCGAGCTGCGATCCCTGACATCCACGCAAACGCTGACGACGACAACCGATGCGATCGCCACACAAACCCCCTTGCCGCCGCACATGCAGCATACAGCGACCAATACAAAG TCTTCCGTGCTCAACTCATATCAGCTGGGGTCTGAGAAGCAGCAGCACAATGATGTTTTTATGACTGAATTAGAGAATAGAACCAAAAAACGCGTAACGTTAAG CCTACATAGATCCACATCGGAGCCGTATAGCAAGCAGGAGCAGCGGATCAACATACCCGATGAGGGAGCCGAGTCCCTGGACAGCAGTGCTAAGCCAACGCCGCCAGATAGTTcaa TTATACTAATCGATGAGTACGAGGACTTCGAGGAGGAGGATCTGAACTGTGAGGGCGAATTGGATCATTTCCCCTCCTGGGAGATCGACAGTGATATTGGGGTGGAAGTGGACGTGGACGCGGATGCCGATGGCGACTGTGATGAGTCCACCGAGGACACAGCCCTGCTGCAGTGTGCCACGCGCACCGCCATTGTTATAACACCAATTAGCCCA GTAAGCTCCGCACACAATCTTCAGCAATTAAATGACCAAACTACAACGCTTAATAAATCAAATTTGCTTCCGCCAGACTCTGGCTAG
- the LOC119551621 gene encoding potassium voltage-gated channel subfamily KQT member 2 isoform X3 — MDPDNDIYAFYDIRGYKGKCRPGRPNSERILQPRMSLLGKPLNYNRGTRRDVRYRRLQSRLYNFLERPRGLHAIFYHVMVFLMVFTCLALSVFSTIKEYEDDAVYILFRMEILVVIWFTMEFGARLWSSGCRSRYQGCLGRMKFVKRPFCIIDIVTILASIVVLGMGTSGQVFATSALRGLRFFQILRMVRMDRRGGTWKLLGSVVYAHRQELITTMYIGFLGLIFASFLVYMWEKDVNDKFSNFAQALWWGVITLCTVGYGDMVPITWQGKLIASCCALLGISFFALPAGILGSGFALKVQQQQRQKHMIRRRQPAATLIQAVWRCYAADEHSVSVATWNIHRVALPSPPASRASSSFKHNTSFVARLPTIRRHKSQTIQTPGGGDGGGVSKPPGSSRASTRYTRTIRDINASVENLASQPASLANCQLSSSAGSLAQFPDRDRDRDQDRNGDGDQAEEQAKAASGSWRNLTIPVVLYGFLHGNFLGSTLSLRNPRVAPADDRDLEAGREEEEVHKDTCQRSNTLPLPLKEGSGSPTSSPNPSPGSGRTGRFFAAASHFLETGFSNPNPTIEVANEEDEPRCTQLTNRHKTAIRFIRKLKYFVARRKFKEALKPYDVKDVMEQYAAGHVDLLGRVKMLHLRLDQILGKQGSKAKDVYASKISLASRVVKVERQVADIEEKLDVLIKAYMEDRDRFLALPLPAKPKIHSISPSHKPLHHAHNLAMIDVWKRTAALSVHPEQVTTTPLLNASATDGSELRSLTSTQTLTTTTDAIATQTPLPPHMQHTATNTKSSVLNSYQLGSEKQQHNDVFMTELENRTKKRVTLSLHRSTSEPYSKQEQRINIPDEGAESLDSSAKPTPPDSSIILIDEYEDFEEEDLNCEGELDHFPSWEIDSDIGVEVDVDADADGDCDESTEDTALLQCATRTAIVITPISPVSSAHNLQQLNDQTTTLNKSNLLPPDSG, encoded by the exons ATGGATCCGGACAACGATATATATGCCTTCTACGACATAAGGGGGTACAAGGG GAAATGTAGACCGGGCAGGCCGAACTCGGAACGAATCCTGCAACCGCGAATGTCACTCCTAGGAAAGCCGCTGAACTACAACCGCGGCACCCGCCGCGATGTTCGCTACCGGCGCCTCCAGAGTCGCCTCTACAACTTCCTGGAGCGGCCCCGCGGCCTGCACGCCATCTTCTACCATGTGATGGT ATTTCTGATGGTGTTCACCTGCCTGGCGCTCAGTGTGTTTTCCACCATCAAGGAGTACGAAGACGACGCCGTCTACATCCTGTTCCGCATGGAGATCCTGGTGGTCATCTGGTTCACGATGGAATTCGGAGCTCGACTGTGGTCATCGGGCTGCCGATCGCGATACCAGGGATGCCTGGGTCGGATGAAGTTCGTGAAGCGACCATTCTGTATTATAG ATATCGTCACCATTTTAGCCTCAATTGTAGTATTAGGGATGGGCACCTCGGGCCAGGTGTTCGCCACGAGTGCTTTACGTGGCCTCCGGTTCTTTCAGATTCTTCGGATGGTGCGCATGGATCGACGGGGCGGCACCTGGAAGTTGCTCGGATCGGTTGTATACGCACATAGACAG GAGCTGATAACAACCATGTACATAGGGTTCTTAGGTCTAATCTTTGCATCATTCCTGGTCTACATGTGGGAGAAGGACGTAAATGACAAGTTTAGCAATTTCGCCCAGGCCCTCTGGTGGGGAGTG ATAACGCTCTGCACAGTGGGCTATGGAGATATGGTGCCCATCACCTGGCAGGGCAAGTTAATTGCCTCCTGCTGTGCTCTTCTGGGAATCTCCTTCTTCGCTCTTCCTGCG GGCATCCTTGGAAGTGGATTTGCTCTGAaagtgcagcagcagcagcgacaGAAGCACATGATCCGGCGTCGCCAGCCGGCGGCCACTCTAATCCAAGCCGTGTGGCGATGCTATGCGGCCGACGAGCATTCCGTGTCGGTGGCCACGTGGAATATCCACCGGGTTGCCCTGCCCAGTCCGCCGGCTTC ACGGGCGTCCTCCAGCTTTAAGCACAACACATCCTTCGTGGCCCGGCTGCCCACCATCCGGCGGCACAAGAGCCAGACGATCCAGACTCCGGGCGGAGGTGACGGCGGCGGAGTGTCCAAGCCGCCGGGCTCGTCGAGGGCCTCCACGAGGTACACCCGCACCATCCGGGACATCAATGCGTCCGTGGAGAATCTGG CCAGCCAGCCTGCGTCGCTGGCCAACTGCCAGCTGAGCTCGAGTGCCGGCTCCCTGGCCCAGTTTCCTgatcgggatcgggatcgggatcAGGATCggaatggggatggggatCAGGCTGAGGAGCAGGCCAAGGCTGCGAGTGGTTCCTGGAGAAACCTCACCATTCCGGTGGTGCTCTACGGTTTTCTGCATGGCAACTTCTTGGGCTCGACGCTTTCGCTGCGCAATCCACGGGTGGCTCCGGCCGACGATCGGGATCTGGAGGCTGGCCGGGAGGAGGAAGAGGTCCACAAAGATACTTGCCAGCGGAGCAACACCTTGCCGCTGCCCCTTAAAGAGGGCAGTGGGAGTCCCACTTCCAGTCCGAATCCCAGTCCGGGCAGTGGACGGACAGGTCGCTTTTTTGCGGCTGCATCGCACTTTCTGGAGACCGGATTCAGCAACCCAAATCCGACGATCGAAGTGGCAA ATGAGGAGGACGAGCCGCGCTGCACGCAGCTAACCAACCGGCACAAAACCGCCATCAGGTTTATACGCAAG CTCAAGTACTTTGTGGCGCGAAGGAAATTCAAGGAGGCCTTGAAACCCTACGACGTTAAGGATGTCATGGAGCAGTATGCAGCCG GACACGTGGACTTGTTGGGTCGCGTTAAAATGCTACATTTGCG CTTGGATCAAATCCTGGGCAAACAAGGCTCCAAGGCCAAGGATGTCTATGCATCCAAAATAAGCTTAGCCTCCCGCGTGGTTAAAGTCGAGCGGCAG GTGGCTGATATCGAAGAGAAGCTGGACGTGCTGATCAAGGCGTACATGGAGGATCGTGATAGATTCCTGGCTCTTCCGCTGCCAGCCAAGCCCAAAATACATTCCATTAGTCCTAGCCACAAACCCCTGCACCACGCCCACAACCTGGCGATGATCGATGTGTGGAAACGGACCGCGGCACTCAGTGTGCATCCGGAGCAGGTGACCACCACACCCTTGCTGAATGCCTCGGCCACAGATGGCTCCGAGCTGCGATCCCTGACATCCACGCAAACGCTGACGACGACAACCGATGCGATCGCCACACAAACCCCCTTGCCGCCGCACATGCAGCATACAGCGACCAATACAAAG TCTTCCGTGCTCAACTCATATCAGCTGGGGTCTGAGAAGCAGCAGCACAATGATGTTTTTATGACTGAATTAGAGAATAGAACCAAAAAACGCGTAACGTTAAG CCTACATAGATCCACATCGGAGCCGTATAGCAAGCAGGAGCAGCGGATCAACATACCCGATGAGGGAGCCGAGTCCCTGGACAGCAGTGCTAAGCCAACGCCGCCAGATAGTTcaa TTATACTAATCGATGAGTACGAGGACTTCGAGGAGGAGGATCTGAACTGTGAGGGCGAATTGGATCATTTCCCCTCCTGGGAGATCGACAGTGATATTGGGGTGGAAGTGGACGTGGACGCGGATGCCGATGGCGACTGTGATGAGTCCACCGAGGACACAGCCCTGCTGCAGTGTGCCACGCGCACCGCCATTGTTATAACACCAATTAGCCCA GTAAGCTCCGCACACAATCTTCAGCAATTAAATGACCAAACTACAACGCTTAATAAATCAAATTTGCTTCCGCCAGACTCTGGCTAG
- the LOC119551621 gene encoding potassium voltage-gated channel subfamily KQT member 5 isoform X4: protein MSLLGKPLNYNRGTRRDVRYRRLQSRLYNFLERPRGLHAIFYHVMVFLMVFTCLALSVFSTIKEYEDDAVYILFRMEILVVIWFTMEFGARLWSSGCRSRYQGCLGRMKFVKRPFCIIDIVTILASIVVLGMGTSGQVFATSALRGLRFFQILRMVRMDRRGGTWKLLGSVVYAHRQELITTMYIGFLGLIFASFLVYMWEKDVNDKFSNFAQALWWGVITLCTVGYGDMVPITWQGKLIASCCALLGISFFALPAGILGSGFALKVQQQQRQKHMIRRRQPAATLIQAVWRCYAADEHSVSVATWNIHRVALPSPPASSENWERLLKNITEYRRASSSFKHNTSFVARLPTIRRHKSQTIQTPGGGDGGGVSKPPGSSRASTRYTRTIRDINASVENLASQPASLANCQLSSSAGSLAQFPDRDRDRDQDRNGDGDQAEEQAKAASGSWRNLTIPVVLYGFLHGNFLGSTLSLRNPRVAPADDRDLEAGREEEEVHKDTCQRSNTLPLPLKEGSGSPTSSPNPSPGSGRTGRFFAAASHFLETGFSNPNPTIEVANEEDEPRCTQLTNRHKTAIRFIRKLKYFVARRKFKEALKPYDVKDVMEQYAAGHVDLLGRVKMLHLRLDQILGKQGSKAKDVYASKISLASRVVKVERQVADIEEKLDVLIKAYMEDRDRFLALPLPAKPKIHSISPSHKPLHHAHNLAMIDVWKRTAALSVHPEQVTTTPLLNASATDGSELRSLTSTQTLTTTTDAIATQTPLPPHMQHTATNTKSSVLNSYQLGSEKQQHNDVFMTELENRTKKRVTLSLHRSTSEPYSKQEQRINIPDEGAESLDSSAKPTPPDSSIILIDEYEDFEEEDLNCEGELDHFPSWEIDSDIGVEVDVDADADGDCDESTEDTALLQCATRTAIVITPISPVSSAHNLQQLNDQTTTLNKSNLLPPDSG, encoded by the exons ATGTCACTCCTAGGAAAGCCGCTGAACTACAACCGCGGCACCCGCCGCGATGTTCGCTACCGGCGCCTCCAGAGTCGCCTCTACAACTTCCTGGAGCGGCCCCGCGGCCTGCACGCCATCTTCTACCATGTGATGGT ATTTCTGATGGTGTTCACCTGCCTGGCGCTCAGTGTGTTTTCCACCATCAAGGAGTACGAAGACGACGCCGTCTACATCCTGTTCCGCATGGAGATCCTGGTGGTCATCTGGTTCACGATGGAATTCGGAGCTCGACTGTGGTCATCGGGCTGCCGATCGCGATACCAGGGATGCCTGGGTCGGATGAAGTTCGTGAAGCGACCATTCTGTATTATAG ATATCGTCACCATTTTAGCCTCAATTGTAGTATTAGGGATGGGCACCTCGGGCCAGGTGTTCGCCACGAGTGCTTTACGTGGCCTCCGGTTCTTTCAGATTCTTCGGATGGTGCGCATGGATCGACGGGGCGGCACCTGGAAGTTGCTCGGATCGGTTGTATACGCACATAGACAG GAGCTGATAACAACCATGTACATAGGGTTCTTAGGTCTAATCTTTGCATCATTCCTGGTCTACATGTGGGAGAAGGACGTAAATGACAAGTTTAGCAATTTCGCCCAGGCCCTCTGGTGGGGAGTG ATAACGCTCTGCACAGTGGGCTATGGAGATATGGTGCCCATCACCTGGCAGGGCAAGTTAATTGCCTCCTGCTGTGCTCTTCTGGGAATCTCCTTCTTCGCTCTTCCTGCG GGCATCCTTGGAAGTGGATTTGCTCTGAaagtgcagcagcagcagcgacaGAAGCACATGATCCGGCGTCGCCAGCCGGCGGCCACTCTAATCCAAGCCGTGTGGCGATGCTATGCGGCCGACGAGCATTCCGTGTCGGTGGCCACGTGGAATATCCACCGGGTTGCCCTGCCCAGTCCGCCGGCTTC TTCTGAAAACTGGGAGCgattattaaaaaacataACTGAATATAG ACGGGCGTCCTCCAGCTTTAAGCACAACACATCCTTCGTGGCCCGGCTGCCCACCATCCGGCGGCACAAGAGCCAGACGATCCAGACTCCGGGCGGAGGTGACGGCGGCGGAGTGTCCAAGCCGCCGGGCTCGTCGAGGGCCTCCACGAGGTACACCCGCACCATCCGGGACATCAATGCGTCCGTGGAGAATCTGG CCAGCCAGCCTGCGTCGCTGGCCAACTGCCAGCTGAGCTCGAGTGCCGGCTCCCTGGCCCAGTTTCCTgatcgggatcgggatcgggatcAGGATCggaatggggatggggatCAGGCTGAGGAGCAGGCCAAGGCTGCGAGTGGTTCCTGGAGAAACCTCACCATTCCGGTGGTGCTCTACGGTTTTCTGCATGGCAACTTCTTGGGCTCGACGCTTTCGCTGCGCAATCCACGGGTGGCTCCGGCCGACGATCGGGATCTGGAGGCTGGCCGGGAGGAGGAAGAGGTCCACAAAGATACTTGCCAGCGGAGCAACACCTTGCCGCTGCCCCTTAAAGAGGGCAGTGGGAGTCCCACTTCCAGTCCGAATCCCAGTCCGGGCAGTGGACGGACAGGTCGCTTTTTTGCGGCTGCATCGCACTTTCTGGAGACCGGATTCAGCAACCCAAATCCGACGATCGAAGTGGCAA ATGAGGAGGACGAGCCGCGCTGCACGCAGCTAACCAACCGGCACAAAACCGCCATCAGGTTTATACGCAAG CTCAAGTACTTTGTGGCGCGAAGGAAATTCAAGGAGGCCTTGAAACCCTACGACGTTAAGGATGTCATGGAGCAGTATGCAGCCG GACACGTGGACTTGTTGGGTCGCGTTAAAATGCTACATTTGCG CTTGGATCAAATCCTGGGCAAACAAGGCTCCAAGGCCAAGGATGTCTATGCATCCAAAATAAGCTTAGCCTCCCGCGTGGTTAAAGTCGAGCGGCAG GTGGCTGATATCGAAGAGAAGCTGGACGTGCTGATCAAGGCGTACATGGAGGATCGTGATAGATTCCTGGCTCTTCCGCTGCCAGCCAAGCCCAAAATACATTCCATTAGTCCTAGCCACAAACCCCTGCACCACGCCCACAACCTGGCGATGATCGATGTGTGGAAACGGACCGCGGCACTCAGTGTGCATCCGGAGCAGGTGACCACCACACCCTTGCTGAATGCCTCGGCCACAGATGGCTCCGAGCTGCGATCCCTGACATCCACGCAAACGCTGACGACGACAACCGATGCGATCGCCACACAAACCCCCTTGCCGCCGCACATGCAGCATACAGCGACCAATACAAAG TCTTCCGTGCTCAACTCATATCAGCTGGGGTCTGAGAAGCAGCAGCACAATGATGTTTTTATGACTGAATTAGAGAATAGAACCAAAAAACGCGTAACGTTAAG CCTACATAGATCCACATCGGAGCCGTATAGCAAGCAGGAGCAGCGGATCAACATACCCGATGAGGGAGCCGAGTCCCTGGACAGCAGTGCTAAGCCAACGCCGCCAGATAGTTcaa TTATACTAATCGATGAGTACGAGGACTTCGAGGAGGAGGATCTGAACTGTGAGGGCGAATTGGATCATTTCCCCTCCTGGGAGATCGACAGTGATATTGGGGTGGAAGTGGACGTGGACGCGGATGCCGATGGCGACTGTGATGAGTCCACCGAGGACACAGCCCTGCTGCAGTGTGCCACGCGCACCGCCATTGTTATAACACCAATTAGCCCA GTAAGCTCCGCACACAATCTTCAGCAATTAAATGACCAAACTACAACGCTTAATAAATCAAATTTGCTTCCGCCAGACTCTGGCTAG